The Myripristis murdjan chromosome 8, fMyrMur1.1, whole genome shotgun sequence genomic sequence GCTTGCTCCAACTGCTTAACCAATACATCATGTGGGAAAGACTCATTGCATTCATGaacatggctgcagcatcaacaTGAGGCTTAAATGATAGGTTTGAGTCAAGCACTATGCCAAGCTATTACCACTGTAATGTTCAGGCAAGTAAGTCTGGATCATCATGCAATTACACATTAATTAAGCATTACAGATGTGATAAATCACCCTTCCCAGTGGAGGAATATCAGTGAAAGGAGTCCACATTCAACTCACCAGCAGAATGGTATCCTCACCAAGGCCGTCTCTGTCACTTTGATGCATCAAATTACATTCTTAAATCattcctcttcatcttttccCTTCGCTTCACTGAGACTGCTGTCTGAGGAGGGGCATAATATCCAAAATCAGATTTGGCATGTATGGCAAAGGATGCAAGCATTGTTTCTTCATCCTGCTCAGCAACAGTGCTATGGACAAGCCTGTCACACCTTCATATGGAACTACCACACtgctctccatccctcccctccATTAAACCACATCAGCAGCCACAGGCAGACACCATGGCAGGGCAGCCTCACAGGAATGATGTGAAAGGAGCTGAGGCAGTCCTGTCTTTTGTGCTCTGTCTATCCTAACTGGTGGCAAGGAACTCCAGCAAGGGGCTGGGAGTCCAGGCAGGAACAACTTGTTTCTACTGACTCACTGCTGTCCCTGACACATTTCCCTTTACCATGCTCACTAGACGATCAGCCATCTATGTAGCTAGGAACATTAGTTACAGGCCAGCAAAACTGCATAAGGCACATGATAGTCTGAATAAAACAGTCGTGCTTCTCTTCCTCCGACAGCAGGTATTTTGCTAGCCAGCTAACGCTAGCCACAGCTAGCAAGAGAAGCTGTGTTCTTTACCTTCCGCCTGTTGGTGCGCTGTCTGCACTTAAAACCTCTGCTCCGGGCAGTGGCCTCTGTGTTTCACTCGTAAAATCAAAGTTTCTGATGCAGTATAaagggattttcttttttcgttttaaaagcacaaaaagAGGCCCATCCCATCTATCGCCGCCATTTTATTTTCCCGTACACCGGCCAGCAAAGGATGACGGGAGATGTATTTTTCTCACGTTTTGCGAGagccctcttcttcctctggtGCGGATGGCGGCAGCAAACAGATTTGGCTGCACTACCGCCACCCTCTGGATCGGAGTATGGATCAGACTGGTTTTTCTGACTCAGTCGTTTTAAATTCTTTTATACTAGTTCGGTATCCCATAGACAATACTGAACAAGAAGGGACTTCTTTTTCTCTAATTTAATGGTGAAAAGCAAACCAACTTTGAAAGCTGCATGCTGCCACTCACTGTAGATAATATaggtttatacacacacatttatgtacCTAGACGgaatatctatatctaaatctatatttacacacaacGCACATTTTAATGTTAACTGCCCACCCCAGGAACCATCTAGCCTACCTGTGATGCTGTCATCTGCAGGATAAGTTCCTCTGAAAGTGCATTTCTCCAAGGCATGGCAGGCTCTAGCCATGTTGGTGCGTGCGCTATATcagtatgtatatgtatatcaaTGTCATATATTGTAACTAACcatgatgtatttttatttatttttttttctgaactttttcaGACCTAGTCTTGGCTGAGGCTCGGAAAGTCACCATATCTGAGAGCAGTATAGTGGAGAAGATGATCAGGAGGGGCCACCTGCTAAAACTTGCCTTTTCTCTGGCTACCAGAAGAAAAGCAACAAGAGGAACGTGGACTATCGCTCATCTGTCAAGGCTGAGCTTATGCGCTACATCGAGCTGTCCTCTGACTTTGATGAAGACAATATGGACTGCCTGGATTTCTGGAAAAGGCATGCAAAGGTCTTCCCAAGGCTCTATGTTGTTGCCATGAGAGTGCTTGCTGTTCCTGCCACCAGTGCACCAGTGGAGAGGGTATTTAGTCATGGGGGAATTATCATGTGCGCTCACAGAGCCAGGCTTAGTGCAAAGATGCTGTCAAACTTGATCTTTTTGAAATGCAACCATTCTGTTGGATAAAATATTTCTAGGTTTAAGGTTACTGGAGGACAGCTACGAGCTTgttatctgaaatgttttgtggcCCATACAACCCAGTCTACTAAGAAAAGAAGGTCAAATGGTCTGATCTTATTGCAGACCttatctttttatttcattatttttttatatttgttaatttgttaattttttattatttatttatttatttatttttcaaattatgtCAGTTTTGTTGAACCATGGTTGGGGTCAGTTCAGTTTAGAATTTTTCATCAAAATTTAAACACTAAAAAATATTTAACCATATTAATCCAGCCAATAAGTAAACTAGTTTGATGAAGGAGAGATGATAATACAGTACAGCTTTGTACTCCTGAGATATAGCTATGCTGTGTTCAAAGCAGAACGACTGGCATGCAGCACTCATTAACCCCATTATAGACTggagacttgacttggacttaaGCTCAAAGACTTGTGAgcatctctgacacacacacacacacacacacacacacacaccggaccCCACGGGCGGGGGTCCCACGAGTCCTTCTCCGGTGTCGGCTCTGGCTCCGGCTCCCACGATGGGCGGGGGTTCCACGAATCCTCCATCTGAAAGAGAAAGCACAAAGAGAGAATTTGGTCCCACACTGATCCAACAAGCTGCGACACCAGCGAGGGCTGGAGCCCGTCGGCTCAGCCCGGACAGTGAAGCCCGTCGGCTGAGCCCGGACATTGCCCCCAACTAGCGCGCAGGTTTGTTGGTTCAATGTGGAACAAAATTCTACACAACTCAAGGTCTATTTATGACCTCTGCTAATGTCATGATGTGTCACCCTGTGACGTCAAGGGGGGACCACGTAGCCTATaattcatttcaattttcatttacaAACTGCCAGACGATGTGATGTTTGGTTGATGACGTAACAATGGCTTGAGacgctgtgatgtcacaaagagatgatgatgatgatgatgatgatttgtgtgtttgtaaatgaaAATCGAAATGAATTATACGTTGTTCTCTCTGACGTCACAGGGTGACACATCATGACATTAGCAGAGGTCATAAATAGACCTTGAGTTGTGTAGAATTTTGTTCCACATTGAACCAACAAACCTGCGCGCTTGTTGGGGGCAATGTCCGGGCTCAGCCGACGGGCTTCACTGTCCGGGCTGAGCCGACGGGCTCCCGCCCTCGCTGGTGTCGCAGCTTGTTGGATCAGTGTGGGACCAAATTCTCTCTTTGTGCTTTCTCTTTCAGATGGAGGATTCGTGGAACCCCCGCCCATCGTGAGAGCCGGAGCCAGAGCCGACACCGGAGAAGGACTCGTGGGACCCCCGCCCGTGGGGTccggagtgtgtgtatgtgtgtgtgtgtgtgtgtgtgtgtgtgtgtgtgtgtgtgtgtgtgtgtgtgtgtgtgtgtgtgtgtgtgtgtgtgtgtgtgtgtgataaaccAGGcccaaattaaaatgacatattcTCAACTTAACCTGACCATAACCTTGTCTTGTAATTCCCACAGAACCCTCACCACACAAACAACCCCATAGCAACTACTGACAATAGCTACATGTAGCTCATCTGACAGGACATAGGGGTCCGATTTGTTGCAACGCATAAAGACTAAGATGATGAGGTGATTCCATGGGGATGAGCCacgtctgacagctcctgccacCTAGTCCTGGGCATCAGGGGCTGCCACATGGTGTCACGCTCACTTGTACCAGTATTGAGGCGTGTTATTTTTCATGGCTGTAGCAGATAGGTCATGGAGGTGGGCCAGTGCCCTTTCTCTTTAAACTCACCTTGCAAGCCACTCTATATTACCAAAATGAATGATGagacacaaataaatgtaatgttGAATGCATGAATCAATAAAATAAGGAGGAAGAGACATCATTTAATCCTCTGTGGTTGTGTTCAAAGTTTTTGAACATACAATGTAGTCACTGGTGGAAGTTCTGGGGTGACTACGGCAGCTCAGGTTCCTCCAAAATGAATCTCATCAATAATGCTTCTGTATTCCCTTGGAATATCAAAGGATCTTCCCTATCAAAGCAGCATGGAACTGTACTATTCCCTTACATGTGAGCTAATGATGCTCTCCAAGGCATTTTCTGCATAAGACAAATAGGAAATCTGAAAaccaaaagaaaatgagaaaatcttgctttctttcaaaaagaTGGGGAAACGGATGATCAGCAAACTaggaagaaataataaataaccaaatatagcaacacatgcacaaacatatgcaaaaatcagaaatccatttaattaatttcagaAAATTTTGGATAATTTCTTACCAGTGTTTGGATTTGGATAGTAATTACTAGGAACATGGCAAAAAAGAACAAGGAGTACGCAGtatgtttaaaattaaatgacaagttAATCacgacaaaataaaaaaaaataataaaaaaaaaactagaaataaaatcacaaaaaaaattcagaagtTGCCCAAGCACAgcctcctgggtttcaaagggttaatacaTGCACACCAACCTGTTAatttctgtaaaataaataaataaaaataaataaataaataaaaataagtccCAAACATTCCATCTCCTTTTGACATGATGGCTGTGCTCCTGTAGTCATCAACTTAATAACTGATTTTCAGCTGTATTTTTGATGTATGTGGGATTAAGCTCACCTCCTGAGTGATTGGGTGTGAAAAAAGACATTGATTTTACAGGATCAATAAACCTGATATTTGTTCTGCTATCTGAAAAGAAGCATCACACATACACCagttaaaattgaaaaaagcaaTTTAATTCAAATGTTTTAACTGCATCTTGAAAAAAGTAGCCTCTTGACATATATTAACACAGTTTATTGTGATCACTTCAATGGCTTTAACAAGGCCTATTCAGCCTTCAGATGGGGTGGTGCCACTGCCATATTAACATGCACTCCCTAATGCCCCTCCTGAGTAAAAAGCATCACATTTATAGACAAACCACCGACAAACATGCAGAACAGTTTTTGAAATTGTAAATTCTGGGATTGCATCATGGTTCCACTCATAAATATACAAAACACTATTTAAAACTAAACTCTAAACAACTACAACCAATACACAATAATTAAACtgttctgcttctctcctcatTCATTATCAGGTGGATCAGGAGCCTCTGATGGTGCCCCCCTGTGGAGAAAAACGGCAAAGTCTTTATGAGTGCATTTGAACATGGCAATTTCATGGTCCACAGAGGTTAAAAAGTTTGCAGGTTTTCACTGCAACCAATCACTACAACTCATTTCACAGATGAGCACAATTCAGCCAGAGGGGAAGACAGGCGCTGTGTTTCATGAGTGGCTTAACCCGTCCTCGTTGACTTCCCTGCCATCATAAATGTTGCTCCATTTGTATGAAACACTGAAGGGAATATGGTGAGGTCGACCTTTAGAGGGCTGAGGGAGTGAGTCAGCAACCATGAGGATGTCTCATTTTGTTAAATGCCTGTTTCCCTGCCTCCTCAGCTCTAATCTCTCACAGGCGGACTACCACGCgaggaagagaaacaaaaagaggaagtAAGGATGCAAAATAAGCCAATGGGAGCCACCCCATGGTGACTGCCGAGGTCAATTTTACAATGCATTGCAGTTCTGCATTCCTGATACAGCGCCATCATGGGGAAGGGAAAATGGAATAAGTGTAAGTAAACAAAGCCAATAACTGTATAACTGAAGTAATCCTATAGAAATTCAACTCATCTGACTTCTTTGAGTGTGGCTTCCTTGAGTCAGCACTGCCTCTACCcgtaaaaatcaacaaaatgttGCTGACAGCATATGAGGGCGAATGTGTTGCGTTTAAccccccctctcttctctcactcATTTTCCCTTATGGTCTCCGGACGTCCTCTTTGTGAGGTATGTTTTTACTGTGTGGATTACCGATGGCTGAAGGGAAGTCAACAAGTCAGTAAAGGTTTGCTGCAAggtttggttggaatgaaagcTGCACACCTCCACAGACCATGGTTCACACCCCCTGGCACAAAAAGCATGTTAAGATGTATATGTAATGGCAGGTAGTACTGTGTCTTCATACCCAGAGTAAGGTGGTGGCGGGGCATCATGCTGCCCACTGTGGTTCAGGGCCTCGTTGTAGGTGGGCAGACCTGGAGCGACAACCCCAGACAGTGGCACCATCTCTGTACCTCGAGGCCCGTCACCCACTATCCTCACTGGAGCGCTGGGccaacacacagaaaactgacTCAGGAAAAGAATTTCACAAGCCCACTAAAATAGCTTAAAACGATGAATTGATTCCAAACTCTAAAAATCCTCAAAGCAAAATTTAACTTTGGCAAAGTATTGGGTTGTATTAATTACCTGTACATTTTGCATTTACacatatcctcattagctgctccccTGAGcttctgtatttctatctctgcATTCACTTGCAACCGATCCCAAAATAAGCAAgcagaacaaagcagattatgcaaatattaaaaaaaaaaaaaaaaaaacagtcccaATACTCATTTTTCCactacctgccagatctactttccaattctggagttcttgttttttgtattggcataatccactttgtttgcttttgtttatgtgctgaaagtgCTGTTTGTCAGAGCTGTTttactatggaagtgaatggaaagatggaattgtggattagcagcccaggggagcacagggcaactaatgaggagattgaACACCATGCGGACCCATATACTGTCAACTAATTATACAATCTAACACTCTACCACAGTTCAATTTGGCTTTAATCTAGAAGTGGTCCACTTCATATAAGAACTGACTTACTTGGCTGGGCCCCGTCCCCTCTTGTTCTGGGATTTGTAGCAGTAGATTCCAAGCACGGTAGCAATAACAGCAGTCACTAGGAGTGCCAGCAGCCCTGCCACCAGCGCTGACACATCCACTCTGGGCACCGACTCTTCAGGggcaaacatcacaaacaatgACCAACTACTTCTCCAAAATGCTCATGCCAGTCAATCCCTAACCAGTACAATGATTCCTCCATCCACGACTACCCTGCAGTGCATAATGGATACATTTAATTACTGCAACCAACTGATGTGTAACTGCACCTAATTCTTTCTTTCAGGCCTCCTTACTTTCTGAGTGGTATGACTGCATCTGACAACTTTTACAAatacagaatgaatgaaagcacatgcatttcatgtttcGTAGGCTAAGAATATtatactcagtggccacttttttaggtccacctgtacaatctaatccaatccaatccagctgttgtgcaataaagtttcctttcctgctgcctataatgctcagcttgtcttgttgtcacagtaacagaggtgttcattcacttctatgtttggcattgagctcatagttagtgctgctgttggactggactgcagtttactgacagctgtt encodes the following:
- the prrg2 gene encoding transmembrane gamma-carboxyglutamic acid protein 2, which gives rise to MAGLPELALILLSVLQLVCSRVLYRHPDESPVLVDGRTAASFLSRSLLYNSWDFELVRPDSLERECKEEMCSYEEAREVFEDTSLTDSFWASYVSSHESVPRVDVSALVAGLLALLVTAVIATVLGIYCYKSQNKRGRGPANAPVRIVGDGPRGTEMVPLSGVVAPGLPTYNEALNHSGQHDAPPPPYSGGAPSEAPDPPDNE